The following proteins come from a genomic window of Nostoc sp. ATCC 53789:
- the rpsC gene encoding 30S ribosomal protein S3, with translation MGQKIHPVGFRLGITHEHQSRWFAVPDRYPELLQEDYKLRQYIEQKLGRLAQNNAGISEVRIERKADQIDLEVRTARPGVVVGRGGQGIESLRTGLQGLLGSNRQIRINVVEVQRVDADAYLIAEYIAQQLERRVSFRRVVRQSIQRAQRAGVQGIKIQVSGRLNGAEIARTEWTREGRVPLHTLRADIDYSYCTAKTVYGILGIKVWVFKGEIIPGQEPDPLPPASRDRERDPRDRDREPRRRQQRRRQQFEDRSNEG, from the coding sequence TATTACACATGAACATCAATCCCGTTGGTTTGCTGTTCCTGACCGCTATCCAGAACTTTTACAAGAAGACTACAAACTCCGTCAATACATAGAACAAAAGCTGGGTAGACTTGCTCAAAACAACGCCGGAATTTCCGAAGTGCGGATTGAGCGCAAAGCCGACCAAATCGACTTAGAAGTACGCACAGCTAGACCCGGTGTAGTAGTAGGACGTGGTGGGCAAGGCATAGAATCCTTGCGTACCGGACTCCAAGGACTATTGGGTAGCAATCGCCAAATTCGCATTAACGTAGTTGAAGTTCAACGAGTTGATGCTGATGCCTACCTAATTGCCGAATACATTGCTCAACAATTGGAACGCCGGGTTTCCTTTCGGCGGGTAGTGCGCCAATCAATTCAGCGCGCCCAACGCGCTGGTGTTCAAGGTATTAAAATCCAAGTCAGTGGCCGCCTCAACGGTGCAGAAATTGCCCGGACAGAGTGGACTCGTGAAGGTAGAGTACCTTTACATACCTTACGGGCTGATATTGACTACTCTTATTGCACGGCAAAAACTGTTTACGGCATTTTGGGCATCAAAGTTTGGGTGTTTAAGGGAGAAATTATTCCTGGACAGGAACCAGATCCACTACCACCAGCAAGCCGCGATCGCGAACGTGATCCCCGTGATCGCGATCGTGAACCCCGTCGTCGTCAACAACGTCGTCGCCAGCAATTTGAAGACCGCTCAAATGAAGGATAA
- the rplP gene encoding 50S ribosomal protein L16 — MLSPRRTKFRKQQRGRMEGLATRGSTLNFGDFALQAQEPAWITSRQIEASRRAMTRYIRRGGQIWIRIFPDKPVTMRPAETRMGSGKGNPEFWVAVVKPGRILFEIGGVSEEIAREAMRLASFKLPIKTKFIVRFQPQEQE, encoded by the coding sequence ATGTTAAGCCCTAGAAGAACTAAATTCCGCAAACAACAGCGCGGACGGATGGAGGGACTAGCCACCCGTGGTAGCACCCTCAACTTCGGTGATTTTGCACTCCAAGCACAAGAACCTGCTTGGATCACCTCCCGGCAAATCGAGGCTTCCCGTCGGGCAATGACTCGTTATATTCGTCGGGGTGGACAAATCTGGATTCGGATTTTCCCTGATAAACCTGTAACCATGCGTCCTGCTGAAACCCGGATGGGTTCCGGTAAAGGTAATCCAGAGTTTTGGGTAGCGGTAGTCAAGCCAGGACGAATTTTGTTTGAAATCGGTGGGGTTTCTGAAGAAATCGCCCGTGAAGCTATGCGTTTGGCTTCATTTAAACTGCCTATAAAAACCAAGTTTATTGTGCGCTTTCAACCACAGGAGCAGGAGTAG
- the rpmC gene encoding 50S ribosomal protein L29 — protein MPLPKISEARELSDEKLSDEIVAIKRQLFQLRLQKATRQLEKPHQFRQARHRLAQLLTLETERKRAASQSAKEEK, from the coding sequence ATGCCTCTTCCCAAGATTTCAGAAGCTAGAGAATTAAGTGACGAGAAGCTCTCTGATGAAATTGTTGCGATCAAAAGACAACTATTTCAGTTGCGCTTGCAAAAAGCGACAAGACAATTAGAAAAGCCCCACCAATTCAGACAGGCTCGACATCGCCTAGCCCAATTGCTGACATTAGAAACAGAACGCAAACGGGCAGCAAGTCAATCGGCTAAAGAAGAAAAGTAG
- the rpsQ gene encoding 30S ribosomal protein S17, whose translation MAVKERVGLVVSDKMQKTVVVAIENRAPHPKYGKIVVNTQRYKVHDEENKCKVGDRVRIQETRPLSKTKRWKITEVLNIKPA comes from the coding sequence ATGGCAGTTAAAGAACGAGTTGGCTTGGTAGTGAGCGATAAAATGCAAAAAACTGTGGTAGTTGCCATAGAAAACCGCGCTCCTCACCCCAAGTACGGCAAGATTGTGGTTAACACCCAACGATATAAAGTTCACGACGAAGAAAATAAGTGTAAAGTAGGCGATCGCGTTCGCATTCAGGAAACTAGACCCCTGAGCAAAACCAAGCGCTGGAAAATCACAGAAGTCCTGAACATCAAACCTGCTTAA
- the rplN gene encoding 50S ribosomal protein L14 codes for MIQPQTYLNVADNSGARKLMCIRVLGGGNRRYGFIGDKIIAVVKDATPNMAVKKSDVVEAVIVRTRKAVSRDSGMSIRFDDNAAVIINKDGNPRGTRVFGPVARELRDKNFTKIVSLAPEVL; via the coding sequence GTGATTCAACCCCAGACTTACCTGAATGTCGCAGATAATAGCGGTGCCCGCAAACTAATGTGCATCCGCGTCTTAGGCGGAGGCAACCGTCGTTATGGTTTTATCGGTGATAAAATTATCGCCGTTGTCAAAGATGCTACACCTAACATGGCTGTTAAAAAGTCTGATGTTGTGGAAGCAGTAATTGTCCGCACTCGTAAAGCTGTATCTCGTGACAGTGGCATGAGTATTCGCTTTGATGATAATGCTGCTGTAATCATCAACAAAGACGGCAATCCTAGAGGCACACGGGTTTTTGGCCCAGTTGCACGGGAACTACGCGATAAAAACTTTACCAAAATTGTTTCTCTGGCTCCGGAGGTGCTTTAA
- the rplX gene encoding 50S ribosomal protein L24 → MATKQGTPKVFHKMHVKTGDTVQVIAGKDKGKIGEIIQALPQLSKVIVKGVNIKTKHVKPQQEGESGRIVTQEFPIHSSNVMLYSTKQNVASRVCYTFTSEGKKVRKLKKTGEILDK, encoded by the coding sequence ATGGCAACCAAACAGGGTACGCCCAAAGTATTCCACAAAATGCACGTCAAAACTGGCGACACCGTACAAGTGATTGCTGGTAAAGACAAAGGAAAAATTGGTGAAATTATCCAGGCACTTCCCCAACTGAGTAAAGTCATCGTCAAAGGTGTCAACATTAAAACCAAGCACGTCAAACCCCAGCAAGAAGGGGAATCAGGGCGGATTGTCACCCAAGAATTCCCAATTCATAGCTCCAACGTGATGCTTTATTCCACTAAGCAGAACGTTGCTAGTCGTGTTTGTTATACCTTTACCTCAGAAGGCAAGAAAGTCAGAAAACTTAAAAAAACTGGCGAGATTCTGGATAAATAG
- the rplE gene encoding 50S ribosomal protein L5 has translation MATTRLKSLYQETIVPKLINQFQYTNVHQVPKLVKVTINRGLGEAAQNAKSLEASINEIALVTGQKPVVTRAKKAIAGFKIRQGMPVGIMVTLRAERMYAFFDRLVSLSLPRIRDFRGVSPKSFDGRGNYTLGVREQLIFPEVEYDSVDQVRGMDISIITTAKNDEEGRALLKELGMPFRDQ, from the coding sequence ATGGCGACAACAAGACTCAAAAGCTTATATCAAGAGACAATCGTCCCCAAACTGATTAATCAGTTTCAATATACCAACGTTCATCAAGTACCGAAGTTGGTAAAAGTTACTATTAACCGAGGTTTGGGTGAAGCAGCTCAAAATGCGAAGTCGCTGGAAGCATCCATCAACGAAATTGCGCTTGTTACAGGTCAAAAACCAGTAGTGACGCGGGCGAAAAAGGCGATCGCTGGCTTTAAGATTCGTCAAGGGATGCCTGTAGGGATCATGGTGACACTCAGAGCCGAACGGATGTATGCCTTTTTCGATCGGCTGGTTAGCCTATCACTGCCCAGAATCCGAGATTTTCGCGGCGTTAGCCCTAAAAGCTTTGATGGACGGGGTAACTATACTCTGGGTGTGAGAGAACAGCTAATTTTTCCAGAAGTCGAATACGACAGCGTTGATCAAGTGCGTGGGATGGATATTTCCATCATCACCACAGCAAAAAACGACGAAGAGGGCCGCGCCTTACTTAAAGAATTAGGAATGCCCTTTCGCGATCAGTAA
- the rpsH gene encoding 30S ribosomal protein S8 codes for MAANDTIADMLTRIRNANLARHQTTQVPATKMTRSIAKVLREEGFIAEIEEAEEGVKHNLVISLKYKGKNRQPLITALKRVSKPGLRVYSNRKELPRVLGGIGIAIISTSSGIMTDREARRQNLGGEVLCYVW; via the coding sequence ATGGCGGCTAACGACACAATTGCAGATATGCTGACGCGCATCCGCAATGCCAACCTGGCGCGGCATCAAACTACACAAGTGCCAGCTACAAAAATGACCCGCAGCATTGCCAAAGTGCTACGGGAGGAAGGCTTTATTGCTGAAATCGAAGAAGCAGAAGAAGGGGTAAAACACAACCTAGTGATTTCCCTGAAATATAAGGGTAAGAATCGTCAGCCTCTAATCACCGCCTTAAAGCGAGTGAGTAAGCCAGGCTTGCGTGTTTACTCCAATAGAAAAGAATTACCAAGAGTACTAGGCGGCATTGGCATTGCCATTATTTCTACATCCAGTGGAATTATGACTGACCGCGAAGCGCGTCGTCAGAACTTGGGTGGCGAAGTGCTTTGTTACGTTTGGTAG